One window of the Haloarcula halobia genome contains the following:
- the acs gene encoding acetate--CoA ligase has protein sequence MTPGDGTGRDVSLSDRSAIDPPEWFLEQANVRDASLYDAFDAEWPDCWDRAGDLLDWETPYDEVFRGGETPPFEWFPGGRLNAAYNCIDRHLPERKNQLALVWEGHVGESRTYTYLELHREVNAVAAALRDRGVGPDDVVTVYLPMVPELPVVMLACARLGVPHNVVFAGFSADALAERIERTGSAHLVTCDGYYRRGSAVAQKNKADNARIAVDQDVSMVVLDHLGGEVHLGPDDYDYHDLLATHRGAEVDPVPQAADDPLFRIYTSGTTGEPKAVDHTTGGYLAHVAWTSQAVLDIKPEDTYWCSADIGWITGHSYIVYGPLALGTTTVLYNGTPDHPEKDRLWELVERYAVDVFYTAPTAVRAFMKWGAEYPEAHDLSSLRLLGTVGEPIDERAWKWYREHIGGGECPVVDTWWQTETGAILVSTLPGVDQMKPGSAGRALPGIETAVVDPAGEAVDRNEAGELVVTRPWPGMPTSLLAGEAWGESPTRADEWRYYPEDGATMDGDGYVTFLGRVDDAINVAGRRFSTMELESTIAGVEGVAEAAVVGADHATTGTAIYAYVSPERGQDEGGLHDRIEAAVADAIGGVATPEEIVFTPDLPKTRSGKVMRRLLTAVANGDDLGDTSALRNPEILGELQSATNDE, from the coding sequence ATGACACCCGGCGACGGTACCGGTCGCGACGTGTCCCTGTCGGACCGGTCGGCCATCGACCCGCCCGAGTGGTTCCTCGAGCAGGCCAACGTCCGTGACGCCAGCCTCTACGACGCCTTCGACGCAGAGTGGCCCGACTGCTGGGACCGGGCCGGCGACCTCTTAGACTGGGAGACGCCCTACGACGAGGTATTCCGGGGCGGCGAGACGCCGCCCTTCGAGTGGTTCCCCGGCGGCCGGCTCAACGCCGCGTACAACTGCATCGACCGGCACCTCCCCGAGCGCAAGAACCAGCTGGCGCTCGTCTGGGAGGGCCACGTCGGCGAGTCGCGCACGTACACGTACCTCGAACTCCACCGCGAGGTCAACGCCGTCGCGGCGGCGCTGCGCGACCGGGGCGTCGGGCCCGACGACGTCGTCACCGTCTACCTCCCGATGGTGCCGGAACTCCCCGTCGTGATGCTGGCCTGTGCGCGACTCGGCGTTCCCCACAACGTCGTCTTCGCGGGCTTTTCGGCCGACGCGCTGGCCGAGCGGATCGAGCGTACCGGCTCTGCCCACCTCGTCACCTGCGACGGGTACTACCGACGGGGCAGCGCCGTCGCCCAGAAGAACAAGGCCGACAACGCCCGCATCGCCGTCGACCAGGACGTCTCGATGGTCGTACTGGACCACCTGGGCGGCGAGGTCCACCTCGGCCCCGACGACTACGACTACCACGACCTGCTGGCGACCCACCGCGGCGCCGAGGTCGATCCGGTCCCGCAGGCCGCCGACGACCCGCTCTTTCGCATCTACACCTCGGGGACCACCGGCGAACCGAAGGCCGTCGACCACACGACCGGGGGCTACCTCGCCCACGTCGCCTGGACGAGCCAGGCGGTGCTGGACATCAAGCCCGAGGACACCTACTGGTGTTCGGCCGACATCGGCTGGATCACCGGCCACTCCTACATCGTTTACGGGCCGCTCGCGCTCGGGACGACGACCGTCCTCTACAACGGCACGCCGGACCACCCCGAGAAGGACCGCCTGTGGGAACTCGTCGAGCGGTACGCCGTCGACGTGTTCTACACCGCGCCGACCGCCGTCCGGGCGTTCATGAAGTGGGGCGCCGAGTACCCCGAGGCCCACGACCTCTCGAGTCTGCGCCTGCTCGGGACGGTCGGCGAACCCATCGACGAGCGGGCCTGGAAGTGGTACCGCGAGCACATCGGTGGCGGGGAGTGCCCCGTGGTCGACACCTGGTGGCAGACCGAGACGGGCGCCATCCTCGTCTCGACGCTGCCCGGCGTCGACCAGATGAAGCCCGGGTCGGCCGGCCGCGCGTTGCCGGGCATCGAGACGGCCGTCGTCGACCCCGCCGGCGAAGCGGTCGACCGGAACGAGGCCGGCGAACTCGTCGTCACGCGCCCCTGGCCGGGGATGCCCACGTCGCTGCTTGCCGGCGAGGCGTGGGGCGAGTCCCCGACCAGGGCCGACGAGTGGCGCTACTACCCCGAGGACGGGGCGACGATGGACGGGGACGGCTACGTGACCTTCCTCGGGCGCGTCGACGACGCCATCAACGTCGCCGGCCGGCGCTTCAGCACGATGGAACTGGAGTCGACCATCGCCGGCGTCGAGGGCGTCGCCGAGGCGGCCGTCGTCGGCGCCGACCACGCGACGACCGGCACGGCCATCTACGCGTACGTCTCGCCCGAACGCGGCCAGGACGAAGGGGGCCTGCACGACCGCATCGAGGCGGCCGTCGCCGACGCCATCGGCGGTGTCGCCACGCCCGAGGAGATCGTCTTCACGCCGGACCTGCCAAAGACCCGTTCGGGCAAGGTGATGCGGCGCCTCCTGACGGCCGTCGCCAACGGGGACGACCTGGGCGACACCAGCGCCCTCCGCAACCCGGAGATTCTGGGCGAACTCCAGTCGGCCACGAACGACGAGTGA
- a CDS encoding AAA family ATPase, producing MSTVLVGMDDLVEQLTVSLLTRGHVLLEGVPGVAKTTLANTFAHASGLSYKRVQMAPDILPADITGTSVYREQTGEFELRKGPVFANVVVADEINRATPKTQSALLEAMAEAHVSIDGETLELPDPFLVIATQNPIEMEGTFELPEAQRDRFQQKLTVSLPDVEMERELLARFDGSPTMGAEDIDAVVSPADVRAARDAVTDVRVEDVVRDYILELVGASRDHPDVAHGASPRGSLALLQTAKARAAIRGRDYVISDDVKSMVEPVLRHRFVLTTDAELSDVTPSEVIDDISSSVTPPEGKVTETDPAGEIAEESE from the coding sequence GTGTCGACTGTCCTGGTCGGCATGGACGACCTGGTCGAACAGCTCACCGTTTCGTTGCTCACGCGGGGCCACGTGCTCCTCGAAGGGGTGCCAGGCGTAGCAAAGACCACGCTGGCGAATACGTTCGCACATGCGAGCGGGCTCAGCTACAAGCGAGTGCAGATGGCGCCAGACATCCTCCCGGCCGATATCACGGGAACGAGCGTCTATCGCGAGCAGACCGGGGAGTTCGAGTTGCGCAAAGGCCCGGTGTTCGCGAACGTCGTCGTGGCCGACGAGATCAATCGGGCGACGCCCAAGACCCAGTCGGCCCTGTTGGAGGCGATGGCGGAAGCACACGTCTCCATCGACGGGGAGACACTGGAACTCCCGGACCCGTTCCTCGTGATCGCCACGCAGAACCCGATCGAGATGGAAGGGACGTTCGAACTGCCCGAGGCCCAGCGCGACCGGTTCCAGCAGAAACTGACCGTCTCGCTCCCCGACGTAGAGATGGAGCGGGAGCTGCTCGCGCGGTTCGACGGCTCGCCGACGATGGGGGCCGAAGATATCGACGCCGTCGTCTCGCCTGCAGACGTCCGGGCAGCGCGCGACGCGGTGACCGACGTCCGCGTCGAAGACGTCGTTCGCGACTACATCCTCGAGCTCGTCGGCGCCTCGCGTGACCATCCCGACGTCGCCCACGGCGCGTCGCCCCGGGGGTCGCTGGCCCTGTTGCAGACGGCGAAGGCCCGGGCGGCCATTCGCGGCCGTGACTACGTCATCAGCGACGACGTGAAGTCGATGGTCGAGCCCGTGCTTCGCCATCGGTTCGTGCTGACGACCGACGCCGAGTTGAGTGACGTCACGCCCAGCGAGGTCATCGACGACATCAGCTCGTCGGTCACACCACCCGAAGGCAAAGTGACGGAGACCGACCCTGCCGGCGAGATTGCCGAAGAATCGGAGTGA
- a CDS encoding PGF-CTERM sorting domain-containing protein, translated as MAPREQRNGELFDQVVHADQDSRHLRVSDPVELSVEEESTATESSGGTSGGTGGGGGPAGGATATSTTTVTETTTVTETSTARQTETAVRTGTNRTTDTETASTDTVTEHQSSTRPTTTSSSTRTAATPSADGVLDPSSPSPEPSTGGSGPGFTILVTVLAIGGSIFLARRRQ; from the coding sequence GTGGCCCCGCGTGAGCAACGAAACGGTGAGCTGTTCGACCAGGTCGTCCATGCCGACCAGGACAGTCGACACCTCCGCGTCAGTGACCCTGTCGAACTATCCGTCGAGGAAGAGTCGACGGCGACCGAGTCCTCGGGAGGGACCAGCGGCGGAACTGGAGGTGGTGGCGGACCGGCCGGTGGTGCGACTGCGACGTCGACGACGACGGTAACTGAGACGACGACGGTAACTGAGACGTCGACGGCAAGGCAGACCGAGACGGCAGTCCGGACCGGGACCAACCGAACTACCGACACGGAGACAGCATCGACCGATACTGTCACCGAGCACCAGTCGAGCACACGACCGACCACCACGTCTTCGAGTACGCGGACGGCGGCGACACCGTCAGCAGACGGTGTCCTCGACCCGTCGTCGCCGTCCCCGGAACCCTCGACTGGCGGGTCCGGCCCTGGGTTCACGATCCTGGTGACCGTTCTCGCCATCGGTGGCTCGATATTCCTGGCGCGACGGCGGCAGTGA
- a CDS encoding histone deacetylase translates to MALALVYDDAYLEYEITPTHPERPERLVYTLARLEEEGLFDHPAIDVRSPSRATTDDLLRVHERSYLSRLRRLSRRGRGALSGDTRVTRATWDTARLAAGGLCRAGDLVADGEYDAAYAMVRPPGHHAGRDTGHGFCYVNNTAVLVRHLQQAHGYDRVVIWDIDAHHCDGTQEIFYDDPDTLVISAHQDPETQFPNTGSIDETGAGDGVDTQINIPLPPGAGDDAYERVVNDVFVPATRTFDPDCLVVEAGHDAHVSDFTSDLQLTAAGYRMLIRHARETASDVCDGRIVTGLSGGYSIEDGLPFTTLALIAELADLEVGTLIEPETPPEPTTTLPEIEGILERVRSAHDMRWWP, encoded by the coding sequence ATGGCTCTCGCACTCGTCTACGACGACGCGTACCTCGAATACGAAATCACGCCGACGCATCCCGAGCGGCCGGAACGACTCGTCTACACCCTTGCGCGACTCGAGGAGGAGGGGCTCTTCGACCACCCGGCGATCGACGTCCGGTCGCCGTCACGCGCCACCACGGACGACCTCCTCCGGGTCCACGAGAGATCGTATCTCTCGCGGCTGCGTCGTCTCTCCCGGCGCGGCCGGGGCGCGCTGAGTGGCGATACGCGGGTGACTCGAGCAACGTGGGACACAGCCAGACTCGCTGCCGGTGGCCTCTGCCGAGCGGGGGACCTGGTAGCAGACGGCGAGTACGACGCCGCGTACGCGATGGTCCGGCCGCCGGGCCATCACGCCGGCCGGGACACCGGACACGGATTCTGCTACGTCAACAACACTGCGGTTCTCGTCCGGCACCTCCAGCAGGCACACGGATACGACCGGGTCGTGATCTGGGACATCGACGCGCACCACTGCGATGGGACCCAGGAGATCTTCTACGACGACCCGGACACGCTCGTCATCTCGGCGCACCAGGACCCGGAGACACAGTTCCCGAATACCGGGTCTATCGACGAGACGGGCGCCGGCGACGGCGTCGATACCCAGATCAACATCCCGCTTCCGCCCGGCGCCGGCGACGACGCGTACGAGCGCGTCGTGAACGACGTATTCGTCCCCGCAACGCGGACGTTCGACCCGGATTGTCTGGTCGTCGAAGCCGGGCACGACGCCCACGTCTCCGATTTCACGAGCGATTTACAGCTGACGGCCGCTGGCTATCGGATGCTGATCCGTCACGCACGGGAGACTGCTTCGGACGTCTGTGACGGACGCATCGTCACAGGGCTCTCGGGCGGATACAGTATCGAGGACGGCCTCCCGTTCACGACGCTGGCGCTCATCGCCGAACTGGCCGACCTAGAGGTCGGCACCCTCATCGAACCCGAGACCCCACCCGAACCGACGACGACGCTGCCCGAGATCGAGGGGATTCTCGAGCGTGTCCGGTCGGCCCACGACATGCGGTGGTGGCCGTGA
- a CDS encoding hydantoinase/oxoprolinase family protein: protein MIVGVILGGARCAGVCLDTGGLQASAVLAGSQDTETSLTELLRTLLQRAGERPVERVVLSTAAPAVAATEGSLPSCSNVIAPGHGFDGHEVEFGDETIRAAGTVDARGRVTEDPALDTEPTGDVVAVTGKFAPRNPEVERRLAAMLDYPADRVALSQETDWRLGFTKRIATTVGNARVRPLLTNTVEAARSALEAVGVDAPLFLLKGNGTVGDAASVLETPAHVLGCVDAAGALGLLALSGTAGLDDRSGGSSGGADTASQARVALFLGRDRTVVTPLRDGFIGTTVGYADHLPIRYRGVDSNVLPFGAHSILSTSGAVTDATATPGALGGQAATVADAVTVGAQSSRQPHRSESTAGDTAASRRVLTDLGDPTTAANAVLDEITTRVLRLSEQVGTGDIVVGGEFARDFGTALRARSDRPIQVPPHAPLADAIGCALATVSIQVSVHIDTDQGRLCLNSEGVDEIEVVDIERGLSERNLRQFATEKTRQIASRVGAFDEPPVEITHNRRVAIIRDSQDVGQLVDIQAHVPPRVDTSLLDNLR, encoded by the coding sequence ATGATCGTCGGGGTGATCCTTGGTGGGGCGCGCTGTGCCGGCGTCTGTCTCGATACCGGCGGTTTGCAAGCGAGCGCCGTCCTCGCCGGTTCACAGGACACGGAGACGTCGCTCACCGAGCTCCTTCGAACGCTCTTGCAGCGAGCAGGCGAGCGGCCCGTCGAGCGAGTGGTTCTCTCGACGGCTGCACCGGCGGTGGCAGCCACAGAGGGATCCCTTCCAAGCTGTAGCAACGTCATCGCTCCCGGCCACGGGTTCGACGGACACGAGGTGGAGTTCGGTGACGAGACGATCCGTGCAGCCGGCACCGTCGACGCCCGTGGTCGGGTCACCGAAGACCCAGCCCTGGACACCGAGCCGACCGGCGATGTCGTCGCGGTGACCGGCAAGTTCGCACCCCGCAATCCCGAGGTCGAACGCCGGCTGGCCGCGATGCTCGACTACCCCGCGGACCGTGTCGCACTCAGCCAGGAGACGGACTGGCGGCTCGGATTCACGAAGCGTATCGCAACGACTGTCGGGAACGCGCGGGTTCGCCCACTGTTGACGAACACTGTCGAGGCGGCTCGCAGCGCGCTCGAGGCCGTCGGTGTCGACGCACCGCTTTTCCTGCTCAAGGGGAACGGCACGGTCGGCGACGCGGCAAGCGTCCTGGAAACACCGGCGCACGTCCTCGGCTGTGTCGACGCCGCGGGCGCGCTCGGCCTGCTCGCCCTGTCCGGAACGGCGGGACTCGACGACAGGTCCGGTGGGTCTTCCGGGGGCGCTGACACGGCATCGCAAGCGCGTGTGGCGCTCTTTCTCGGCCGGGATCGGACCGTTGTCACACCGCTCCGGGACGGGTTCATCGGTACGACGGTGGGGTACGCCGACCACCTCCCGATCCGCTATCGCGGCGTCGATTCGAACGTGCTGCCGTTCGGGGCCCATTCGATCCTGTCGACATCTGGCGCGGTCACAGACGCCACCGCGACGCCGGGCGCGCTCGGTGGCCAGGCGGCAACTGTCGCCGACGCCGTCACTGTCGGCGCACAGTCGTCCAGGCAGCCACACAGGAGTGAGTCCACTGCGGGTGACACGGCGGCCAGTCGGCGCGTGCTGACGGACCTGGGTGACCCGACCACCGCTGCAAACGCGGTACTCGACGAGATCACGACCCGGGTGCTCCGGCTCTCGGAGCAGGTCGGGACTGGCGACATCGTGGTTGGCGGGGAGTTCGCACGGGATTTCGGGACGGCTCTTCGAGCCCGGAGCGACAGGCCGATTCAGGTACCGCCACACGCACCCCTCGCGGATGCGATCGGCTGTGCGCTCGCGACGGTCTCCATTCAGGTGTCGGTTCACATCGATACCGACCAGGGGAGACTCTGTCTCAATTCGGAGGGCGTCGACGAGATCGAGGTGGTCGACATCGAACGTGGCCTCTCCGAGCGGAACCTGCGACAGTTCGCAACGGAGAAGACACGGCAGATCGCGAGTCGCGTCGGCGCGTTCGACGAACCGCCGGTCGAGATCACGCACAACCGCCGGGTTGCGATCATTCGTGACTCACAGGACGTCGGACAGCTCGTCGACATCCAGGCCCACGTTCCACCCCGGGTCGATACCTCTCTCCTCGACAACCTCAGATAG
- a CDS encoding TRAM domain-containing protein → MSEIPTSLRLLFEASLERDGDRYVIPIPPTLVENGSLSTRESYRIALLDQVGETEQGATESTAATHEHEQQSREPGEFSGPPVSEGETRKVTIDTLGDQGDGIAKVERGFIVIVPETQPGDEATVEITDVRENVAFAETIGDPTVR, encoded by the coding sequence ATGTCAGAGATACCCACATCGCTGCGTCTGCTGTTCGAAGCGTCACTGGAACGGGATGGCGACCGGTACGTGATCCCGATCCCACCCACGCTCGTCGAGAACGGGTCGCTGTCGACCCGGGAGAGCTACCGCATTGCGCTGCTGGACCAGGTCGGAGAGACAGAGCAGGGTGCCACTGAGTCGACTGCCGCGACGCACGAGCATGAACAGCAGTCGCGGGAGCCGGGCGAATTCTCCGGGCCGCCAGTAAGTGAAGGCGAGACCCGCAAGGTCACCATCGACACGCTCGGTGACCAGGGCGACGGCATCGCCAAGGTCGAACGCGGCTTCATCGTCATCGTGCCGGAGACCCAGCCAGGCGACGAGGCGACGGTCGAGATTACGGACGTCCGCGAGAACGTGGCATTTGCCGAGACGATCGGTGACCCGACGGTTCGGTGA
- a CDS encoding class I SAM-dependent methyltransferase, whose product MSESLGPADIRELSYVDFMAFLDETNRPPGGKTAVRELIRRSNVRAQDLVLDVGCNTGFVSFELSRVAECPVVGVDVSETMIERATARLGRGHAKEGVPVTFMRGDATQLPFATGRFDRVVCGGSTPFVSDPLAALREYRRVVRDWGFVGELNFYYESSPPESLLTELAERLGTEIEPWTLDDWLTRYDEAGFERYDVVTNPVEQVTRTDIDGYVDRMVERHAYDTDVEAAIRTRLVELMDLFNRNHEHLQYGVFVLRKRPVPEQVSLFDA is encoded by the coding sequence GTGTCTGAATCACTCGGCCCGGCAGACATCAGGGAGCTGTCCTACGTGGATTTCATGGCGTTCCTCGACGAGACCAACCGGCCGCCAGGGGGCAAGACGGCCGTGCGGGAGCTGATTCGCCGATCGAACGTTCGGGCACAGGACCTCGTGCTGGACGTCGGCTGCAACACGGGGTTCGTCTCGTTCGAGCTGTCTCGCGTCGCCGAGTGTCCCGTCGTCGGGGTGGACGTAAGCGAGACGATGATCGAACGGGCGACCGCGCGGCTGGGGCGCGGCCATGCCAAGGAGGGTGTGCCGGTCACGTTCATGCGAGGCGACGCCACCCAGCTCCCGTTCGCGACGGGGCGTTTCGATAGAGTCGTCTGTGGTGGCTCGACGCCGTTCGTGTCGGATCCGCTTGCGGCCCTCCGGGAGTATCGGCGAGTGGTCCGGGACTGGGGATTCGTCGGAGAACTGAACTTCTACTACGAATCGAGCCCACCGGAGTCGCTGCTCACAGAACTCGCCGAGCGGCTCGGGACCGAAATCGAACCGTGGACGCTGGACGATTGGCTCACCCGGTACGACGAGGCCGGCTTCGAGCGCTACGACGTGGTGACGAACCCGGTCGAGCAGGTGACCAGGACGGATATCGACGGGTACGTCGACCGAATGGTCGAGCGGCACGCGTACGACACCGACGTCGAGGCGGCGATTCGAACCCGCCTGGTCGAGTTGATGGACCTGTTCAATCGGAACCACGAGCACCTGCAGTACGGCGTGTTCGTCCTTCGAAAGCGACCGGTCCCCGAACAGGTGTCGCTATTCGACGCATGA
- a CDS encoding Ig-like domain-containing protein: MSTTTQRTRLGALVMAVVVTTAVLAATVTFSASASAAVNTGTLEVTDDPVQPDGSIEVTGDLDSESAVTFLIQDPDDNDYATVTRTGLSGTFTETIDLSNLDFGDGLDDGEATISADTGSEFNSKNADSTTFVVDDEYPTVSIDAPDGGAELTDLSDATIEGTASDDSGLKSVEIAIQRSNGDYYRGSSSWGDKKFLSVATEAGDWSYDMESNGITGDDSYTVTVRATDEAGNTRTGSSGPPVPSGDTLQVEYTVDTTAPDLTDSDVTVTEKGADDTVSVGDTVKVSATVTDATAGVESVEVDASALGGSETLSLSKQDGDTYYDSFTVQSPTASDGSVSLDVKATDEFGNTASGSDSVTLETEISSVETLTVDHNFVGIVDDTDSVRVTATGVEDPQGNAIASGDASTETATLEIAGTSYSVDVDGGEIDATIDPTKIPDDTATGEATVSIAEADSQPPTDVTLVHEARGLDGGYQLAGTPMDAQDVVFQDVSDVTTYDPTAENTKWISPDEQQAGSGYYVHGESSDARVGYTFEESGELRSEKLHEGYNLVAATPDLNVNDGAQIGSDLGDGVTVDGNADVTVYVRDESVDLTDPSGNADTSAFTEVSGTTTVDGFDGYFVYVDSGEEIRTVDDEGYDASEGS; the protein is encoded by the coding sequence ATGAGTACAACGACACAGCGAACGCGGCTCGGGGCACTGGTGATGGCGGTCGTGGTGACCACGGCGGTACTCGCAGCGACGGTAACGTTCTCTGCGAGCGCCAGCGCGGCCGTCAACACGGGTACGTTGGAAGTGACCGACGACCCCGTCCAACCGGACGGGAGCATCGAGGTCACGGGGGATCTGGATTCGGAGAGTGCCGTTACGTTTCTGATCCAGGACCCTGACGACAACGATTACGCAACGGTCACTAGAACGGGTCTGAGTGGGACCTTTACAGAAACTATCGACCTGTCCAACCTGGACTTCGGTGACGGTCTGGACGACGGCGAGGCCACGATATCGGCGGACACAGGGTCCGAGTTCAACTCCAAGAACGCTGACTCGACGACGTTCGTGGTCGACGACGAGTACCCGACGGTGAGCATCGACGCTCCGGACGGTGGTGCCGAACTGACCGACTTGTCCGACGCGACGATCGAGGGGACTGCATCCGACGACAGCGGACTGAAAAGCGTCGAAATCGCCATTCAAAGAAGCAACGGGGACTACTACCGCGGGTCGTCGTCGTGGGGCGACAAAAAGTTCCTGAGCGTGGCCACGGAAGCCGGTGATTGGAGTTACGACATGGAGAGCAACGGAATCACCGGCGACGACTCGTATACCGTGACGGTCAGGGCGACCGACGAGGCCGGAAACACCCGAACGGGCTCGTCCGGGCCGCCGGTTCCGTCCGGGGACACGTTGCAGGTGGAGTACACCGTCGACACGACCGCGCCGGACCTGACCGACAGCGACGTGACGGTGACAGAGAAGGGGGCCGACGACACGGTGTCGGTCGGTGATACGGTCAAGGTCTCGGCGACGGTCACCGACGCGACCGCAGGCGTGGAATCCGTCGAGGTGGACGCCTCCGCGCTCGGTGGCTCGGAGACGCTCAGTCTCTCGAAACAGGACGGCGACACGTACTACGATTCCTTCACCGTCCAGAGCCCCACTGCGAGCGACGGGTCGGTGTCGCTCGACGTCAAGGCGACCGACGAGTTCGGAAACACGGCGTCTGGCAGCGATAGCGTGACGCTGGAGACGGAGATATCCTCTGTCGAGACGCTGACGGTCGATCATAACTTCGTCGGCATCGTCGACGATACGGACTCAGTCCGGGTGACCGCGACCGGCGTCGAGGACCCACAGGGCAACGCCATCGCGAGCGGCGACGCGAGCACCGAGACGGCCACGCTGGAGATCGCGGGGACGAGTTACTCGGTCGACGTCGACGGGGGCGAGATCGACGCCACCATCGACCCCACGAAGATCCCCGACGACACGGCGACCGGGGAGGCGACGGTCTCGATCGCCGAAGCCGACTCGCAACCGCCGACCGACGTCACGCTCGTCCACGAAGCCCGGGGGTTAGACGGGGGGTACCAGCTCGCCGGCACGCCGATGGACGCCCAGGACGTCGTGTTCCAGGACGTGAGCGACGTCACCACCTACGACCCGACCGCGGAGAACACGAAGTGGATCTCGCCCGACGAGCAGCAGGCGGGGTCGGGCTATTACGTCCACGGTGAGTCGTCGGACGCCCGTGTCGGCTACACCTTCGAGGAGAGCGGTGAGCTCCGCTCTGAGAAACTGCACGAGGGGTACAACCTCGTCGCCGCGACGCCGGATCTGAACGTCAACGACGGCGCACAGATCGGGTCCGACCTCGGCGACGGCGTCACGGTCGACGGGAACGCCGACGTCACGGTCTACGTCCGCGACGAGAGCGTCGACCTGACCGACCCGTCCGGCAACGCGGATACGTCCGCGTTCACGGAGGTCTCCGGTACGACGACGGTCGACGGGTTCGACGGTTACTTCGTCTACGTCGACTCCGGCGAGGAGATCCGGACGGTCGACGACGAGGGCTACGACGCCAGCGAAGGGAGCTGA
- a CDS encoding amino acid--tRNA ligase-related protein produces MAFEACDDGTLRYAGNRVYDESEHVDGTDALDRASERPSQFLTESYWGHLSHINDVIHAATVEYFRSLGSEFTLLPLTTRLISSPGAVYGSETTDYTDDTSPITLEWFDTDEQLYLSESSQIYLELALLQSDVSQVFSIYNSFRKEQADETHLSEFHHIEYEGQIDQQRNKEIVTELLTAILEALLTDARSALAEFLPATAIDALEALRRDPVESITLERALALLREDTGDERYEEFTAEHIDTWEEVRLTELLGGKIVCLEEFPLFEVPFYHAEAESGDGRRLAKNADFIWPGYVETVGSGERIADVAAVEEKAAAFNLPEDDYEPYLRARTAESYVRTSGFGIGWERLLQGLLRMPTISSVTHFPRTHRFPHP; encoded by the coding sequence ATGGCTTTCGAGGCGTGTGACGATGGGACACTGCGGTACGCCGGTAATCGAGTGTACGACGAGTCAGAGCACGTCGACGGCACCGACGCACTGGACCGGGCCTCGGAGCGGCCCTCGCAATTCCTGACCGAGTCCTACTGGGGTCATCTATCGCACATCAACGACGTCATCCACGCGGCGACCGTCGAATATTTCCGGTCGCTGGGCTCGGAGTTTACACTGCTTCCGCTGACGACGCGCCTCATTTCCTCGCCGGGGGCGGTGTACGGCAGCGAGACCACAGACTACACCGACGACACGAGTCCGATCACGCTCGAGTGGTTCGACACGGACGAGCAGCTCTACCTCTCGGAGTCGTCACAGATCTACCTCGAACTGGCGCTCTTGCAGTCCGACGTGTCCCAGGTGTTCTCTATCTACAACTCCTTTCGCAAGGAACAGGCAGACGAGACGCACCTCTCGGAGTTTCACCACATCGAATACGAGGGCCAGATCGACCAGCAGCGAAACAAGGAGATCGTCACCGAGCTGCTGACCGCGATACTCGAAGCACTGCTCACCGATGCGCGGTCGGCACTGGCGGAGTTCCTCCCGGCCACGGCGATCGACGCGCTCGAAGCGCTTCGACGGGACCCCGTCGAGTCGATTACGCTCGAGCGTGCACTGGCGTTACTCCGTGAAGACACGGGTGACGAGCGATACGAGGAATTCACCGCCGAACACATCGACACGTGGGAAGAGGTCAGGCTGACCGAGCTCTTGGGCGGGAAGATCGTCTGCCTCGAGGAGTTCCCGCTCTTCGAGGTCCCGTTCTACCATGCAGAGGCCGAGAGTGGAGACGGGCGACGGCTCGCGAAGAACGCGGACTTCATCTGGCCCGGCTACGTCGAGACCGTCGGCAGCGGGGAGCGAATCGCCGACGTCGCCGCGGTCGAGGAGAAAGCTGCGGCCTTCAACCTCCCCGAAGACGACTACGAACCGTACCTCCGTGCCCGAACCGCGGAGTCCTACGTTCGCACCTCGGGCTTCGGTATCGGCTGGGAGCGACTCCTGCAGGGGCTGTTACGGATGCCGACGATCAGCTCGGTCACGCATTTCCCGCGGACCCACCGCTTTCCCCACCCATGA